A region from the uncultured Draconibacterium sp. genome encodes:
- a CDS encoding PAS domain S-box protein, producing MDNTLLNQKIEQLERQVAELELYSATYKNIYDSLTEAVYILDKSFSFIEINKGAERMYGYTREEFLGKTPADVAAPGKNDIDHIIKDLQAVFEDGKRRNFDFWALRKNGELFFKEVIANRGVFNGKTVIITTARDVTERKEWEQEITKFKSISDKAIQGNAIADLDGNLVYINDYFANIHGYKPQELIGKNLSVFHSEKQLHNVVEINDRLKKEGSYSNEEVWHITRDGKEFPMLMNGVVISNNDDTPMYIASTAIDIANVKELKQEREMMFALTVDMICTAGFDGYLRDLNPAWQKTIGWTNEELRDKPFIDFVHPDDREATLNKAEKILHGEAAISFTNRYLSKSGDYKWLAWNTIPIPDKKIMMGIARDITEQKRAEDSLKESENKFRSLYDNAPLSYQSLNEDGCFIDVNPTWLSTLGYNREEVIGRCYADFLHPEWVPHFQKNFPAFKKRGYVNDVQFKLRHKKGYFIDVSFEGCIGYNPDGSFKQTYCVFKDITHQKEAEQALVESEAKFKGVFENANIGMVLSDKNTKIIEANNEFLAMLEYSREEMLEMDITMYTFPDDLKKEQELLEKFRKGQIDSYRLEKRCISKSKKIIWIDLAVTAKRTADGDIDHFLGMVMDMTGYKKAQSDLIKAKEKAEEADRLKSAFLANMSHEIRTPMNGILGFAELLDQNNLTESQKQEYLGIIKKSGKRMLNTVNDIIDISKIDAGQVKIENSLFNVGEDIELLFRFFKPEAEKKGLEISLQRNMVAASGLLECDKTKLNSIFTNLIKNAIKFTDKGAININYKITDSIFEFSVTDTGIGIPENRKEAIFNRFEQADIHDIKAREGSGLGLAIAKSYAELMGASLTFKSKAEEGTSFILNMPLKNSNGKTKLNEQVRKTPNTKSSKDLKLLIAEDDDISYLHLSILLREIAADIMRAKDGFEVVEIVKNTPGIDCVLLDVKMPLQDGYEACRQIRKFNTNIPIIAQTAYALEGEDKKALEAGCTDYLSKPINKIALFEKLNKLKIN from the coding sequence ATGGACAATACCCTTTTAAACCAAAAAATAGAGCAGCTTGAAAGACAAGTGGCTGAATTGGAACTGTATTCGGCAACGTATAAGAATATATACGATTCGCTTACTGAGGCCGTTTATATTCTGGATAAAAGTTTTTCATTTATTGAGATAAACAAAGGCGCCGAAAGAATGTATGGTTACACCCGCGAAGAATTTTTGGGAAAAACACCAGCTGATGTGGCTGCCCCTGGCAAAAACGATATCGACCATATTATAAAAGATCTTCAGGCAGTTTTTGAAGATGGTAAAAGAAGAAACTTTGATTTTTGGGCACTTCGAAAAAACGGCGAATTGTTTTTTAAGGAAGTAATAGCAAACAGGGGGGTGTTTAATGGCAAAACAGTTATAATTACTACTGCACGCGATGTAACAGAACGAAAAGAGTGGGAGCAGGAGATTACAAAATTTAAAAGCATCTCGGATAAAGCCATTCAAGGCAATGCAATTGCCGACCTGGATGGAAACCTTGTTTATATAAACGATTATTTTGCTAATATTCATGGTTACAAACCTCAGGAACTAATAGGTAAAAACCTTTCCGTTTTTCATTCCGAAAAACAATTGCATAATGTTGTTGAAATAAATGACAGGTTAAAAAAAGAAGGATCTTATTCAAACGAGGAAGTTTGGCATATTACCAGGGATGGAAAAGAATTTCCGATGCTAATGAACGGTGTGGTTATTTCGAATAACGATGATACCCCTATGTATATTGCCAGTACCGCTATTGATATTGCCAATGTAAAAGAGCTAAAGCAGGAACGCGAAATGATGTTTGCCTTAACTGTTGATATGATATGCACTGCGGGATTTGATGGCTATTTGCGCGATTTAAACCCTGCCTGGCAAAAAACTATAGGTTGGACTAACGAAGAACTGCGCGACAAACCTTTTATCGATTTTGTTCATCCTGATGACAGGGAGGCCACACTAAATAAAGCCGAAAAAATATTGCATGGAGAGGCAGCAATTAGTTTTACAAACCGTTACCTCTCTAAAAGCGGAGACTACAAATGGCTGGCCTGGAATACCATTCCAATTCCTGACAAAAAAATAATGATGGGAATTGCCCGTGACATTACAGAACAAAAGAGAGCTGAGGATTCGTTGAAAGAAAGTGAAAATAAATTTCGCTCGCTGTATGATAATGCTCCATTGTCTTATCAGTCGCTTAACGAAGATGGGTGTTTTATCGATGTTAACCCCACCTGGTTATCAACCCTGGGTTACAATCGCGAAGAGGTAATTGGAAGGTGTTATGCTGATTTTTTACATCCGGAGTGGGTACCGCATTTTCAGAAAAATTTCCCGGCATTTAAAAAACGAGGTTATGTAAATGATGTTCAATTTAAGTTGAGGCATAAAAAAGGATATTTTATTGATGTTTCTTTTGAAGGCTGCATCGGTTATAATCCCGATGGTAGTTTCAAGCAAACCTACTGTGTTTTTAAAGATATTACACACCAAAAAGAGGCAGAACAAGCACTGGTTGAAAGTGAAGCGAAGTTTAAAGGGGTGTTTGAGAATGCCAATATTGGAATGGTGTTATCCGATAAAAACACCAAAATTATTGAAGCCAATAACGAGTTTCTGGCTATGCTTGAATACTCGAGGGAAGAAATGCTGGAAATGGATATTACTATGTATACCTTTCCCGATGATTTGAAAAAAGAACAGGAATTGCTGGAAAAATTTCGAAAAGGCCAGATTGATAGTTATCGACTGGAAAAACGATGTATTTCAAAAAGTAAAAAAATTATATGGATAGACCTGGCCGTTACTGCAAAAAGAACAGCAGATGGAGACATTGACCATTTCCTGGGAATGGTAATGGATATGACTGGTTATAAAAAAGCACAATCAGATCTTATAAAAGCCAAAGAAAAAGCAGAAGAAGCTGATCGCTTAAAATCGGCATTTCTGGCAAATATGAGCCACGAAATACGTACCCCAATGAATGGAATATTGGGTTTTGCCGAACTGTTAGATCAAAACAACCTAACTGAGAGCCAAAAGCAGGAATACCTGGGCATAATTAAAAAGAGTGGAAAACGTATGTTAAATACGGTTAACGATATTATTGATATCTCAAAAATTGATGCAGGGCAAGTAAAGATTGAAAATAGCTTATTTAATGTAGGAGAGGATATTGAGTTACTTTTTCGTTTTTTTAAACCAGAGGCAGAAAAGAAAGGCTTGGAAATCAGTCTTCAGCGAAACATGGTGGCAGCCTCTGGTTTGCTTGAGTGTGATAAAACAAAACTGAATTCGATTTTTACCAACCTGATAAAAAATGCCATTAAATTTACCGACAAAGGTGCTATTAACATCAACTACAAAATTACCGATAGTATTTTCGAGTTCTCGGTAACAGACACGGGGATCGGAATTCCTGAAAACAGGAAGGAAGCAATCTTTAATCGTTTTGAACAGGCCGATATTCATGATATTAAGGCGCGCGAAGGCTCTGGCTTGGGTTTGGCTATAGCAAAATCGTACGCCGAATTAATGGGGGCTTCGCTTACTTTTAAGTCGAAAGCAGAAGAAGGAACAAGTTTTATTTTAAACATGCCGTTAAAAAATAGCAATGGCAAAACTAAATTAAATGAACAGGTACGAAAAACGCCTAATACTAAAAGTAGTAAAGATTTAAAGCTACTCATTGCAGAAGACGACGACATTAGTTACTTACATCTTTCGATTTTGTTGCGTGAAATAGCTGCAGATATTATGCGTGCAAAAGATGGTTTTGAAGTGGTTGAAATAGTAAAAAATACGCCCGGCATTGATTGCGTCCTTTTAGATGTAAAAATGCCCCTTCAAGATGGTTATGAAGCATGCCGACAAATACGTAAATTTAATACCAACATTCCTATAATAGCGCAAACAGCATATGCATTGGAGGGCGAAGATAAAAAAGCATTGGAGGCGGGCTGTACGGATTACCTGTCAAAACCTATTAACAAAATAGCCTTATTCGAGAAGTTGAATAAGCTGAAAATCAATTAG
- a CDS encoding DUF5916 domain-containing protein, whose amino-acid sequence MKLAPVLIFMLLFLGLSAQDKRIYTTSTAPDLNITIDGAFDKEEWLNAMWDNAFVQHEPNEGEEPSRQTEFAIMYDAVNIYVAIRSFDDPDSISMRMSRRDELEGDLVGIYFDSYFDKRTSFGFIVSAAGVRTDMVNTSDGENEDDTWDPIWYAKTAKTNSGWNAEMRIPLTQLRFEESEEQVWGLNVLRYIFRKDELSSWQAMKRETSGFTSKFGTLKGIQNIKPQNSLSFTPYLVARTERFKKEPENPFLATGKSNDFDVGMDAKIGLTNYLTLDLTINPDFGQVEADPSQVNLSTYETFFREKRPFFIEGNNILSYTLAFGDGDQSSNNLFYSRRIGRRPHYSPDLEDNEYAENPAFTKIIGAAKITGKTKSGWSVGIIESVTARETVEIKNSNSARNQVVEPLTNYFVGRVQKDFNEGNTYVGGMLTAVNRNIKDEKLDFLHKSAYSGGIDFVHKWHNKDWMIDAGVYFSKVQGSEEAILNTQTAYSRTYQRPGADYVTLDSARTSLAGSGGKLSFGKTGGRFKFAGILNWKTPGLEINDIGFTPNVDEILQAIWLGYRWYEPFSFFRNMGLNFNQWTLHDFGGNLTEAGMNVNGHAQFTNFWRAFGSLNFNGEEYSNSVLRGGPSMKLPGGRGFYAGVFSNQQKKFTYGIDGGIRKSNEKDYYARKSVEIELGYRPVQSVQIEISPEYGVSSNQLQYISQEDYGYSTRYIMGNIKRKTFSTSIRLNYNITPDLSIQFWGQPFIATGDYSEFKYITNSKATTITNRYSFYTPEQIYFDATDGIYHIDDNLNGETDYSFDDPDFNVKEFLSNLVVRWEFSPGSMIYLVWSQNRAEYLNMGRFDFNKDIKELFDQEPHNVFLLKFSYRIGR is encoded by the coding sequence ATGAAACTAGCACCAGTTCTCATTTTTATGCTTTTGTTTTTAGGACTTTCGGCTCAGGATAAACGCATTTACACCACCTCAACAGCACCGGATTTAAACATCACAATTGATGGGGCCTTTGACAAAGAAGAATGGCTGAATGCGATGTGGGACAACGCATTTGTACAACACGAGCCCAATGAAGGAGAAGAGCCGTCCAGACAAACCGAATTTGCCATTATGTATGATGCAGTTAACATTTATGTTGCCATACGGTCTTTTGATGATCCCGACAGCATTTCAATGCGTATGTCGCGTCGTGATGAGCTTGAAGGCGATTTAGTTGGCATCTATTTCGATTCGTATTTTGATAAGCGAACTTCATTCGGTTTTATTGTTTCGGCTGCCGGGGTACGAACGGATATGGTAAATACCAGCGATGGAGAAAATGAGGACGATACCTGGGACCCGATTTGGTATGCAAAAACCGCAAAAACCAATAGCGGCTGGAATGCCGAGATGCGGATTCCGCTTACACAATTACGATTTGAGGAGAGCGAGGAGCAGGTTTGGGGACTAAATGTATTACGCTATATTTTCAGAAAAGACGAGCTTTCATCGTGGCAAGCCATGAAACGGGAAACATCGGGCTTTACGTCCAAATTCGGAACGCTAAAGGGCATACAAAACATTAAGCCACAAAACTCCTTAAGTTTCACCCCTTACCTGGTTGCCCGAACAGAACGCTTTAAAAAAGAGCCGGAAAATCCGTTTTTGGCAACAGGAAAATCAAATGATTTTGATGTGGGGATGGATGCAAAAATTGGCCTTACCAATTACTTAACACTCGATCTTACCATCAATCCGGATTTTGGACAGGTTGAAGCCGACCCCTCGCAGGTTAATTTAAGCACCTACGAAACTTTTTTTCGCGAAAAACGACCGTTCTTTATCGAAGGCAACAATATTCTTTCGTACACCCTGGCATTTGGCGACGGCGACCAATCATCGAATAACCTGTTTTATTCTCGACGAATTGGAAGAAGACCTCATTATTCGCCCGATTTGGAAGACAATGAATATGCTGAAAATCCTGCCTTTACAAAAATTATAGGTGCAGCTAAAATTACCGGTAAAACAAAAAGCGGTTGGTCGGTAGGTATTATTGAAAGCGTAACCGCACGTGAAACGGTTGAGATAAAAAACTCAAATTCTGCCAGAAACCAGGTGGTTGAGCCACTTACCAATTACTTTGTGGGTAGGGTTCAAAAAGATTTTAACGAAGGCAACACTTATGTTGGCGGAATGCTAACGGCCGTTAACCGGAATATTAAAGATGAAAAGCTTGATTTTCTGCATAAAAGCGCTTATAGCGGAGGTATTGATTTTGTGCATAAATGGCACAACAAAGACTGGATGATTGACGCTGGTGTATACTTTAGCAAAGTACAGGGGAGCGAAGAAGCCATACTTAATACTCAAACCGCTTATTCGCGCACTTATCAGCGACCCGGTGCTGATTACGTAACACTCGATTCTGCACGTACTTCTCTTGCCGGATCGGGCGGAAAATTAAGTTTTGGAAAAACCGGAGGCCGCTTTAAATTCGCCGGCATTTTAAATTGGAAAACCCCCGGACTTGAAATTAATGATATTGGATTCACCCCTAATGTCGACGAAATTCTTCAAGCCATTTGGCTGGGGTACCGGTGGTACGAGCCTTTCTCTTTTTTTCGGAATATGGGCCTCAATTTTAACCAATGGACCTTGCATGATTTTGGCGGAAACTTAACCGAAGCAGGTATGAATGTAAATGGCCATGCTCAGTTTACAAATTTTTGGCGAGCATTTGGCAGTCTGAATTTTAATGGCGAGGAATATTCAAATTCTGTACTTCGTGGCGGCCCCTCAATGAAACTGCCGGGAGGTCGTGGTTTTTATGCCGGTGTTTTTTCAAATCAGCAAAAAAAATTCACCTACGGTATTGATGGTGGAATAAGAAAAAGCAATGAAAAGGATTATTACGCGCGAAAGAGCGTTGAAATTGAATTGGGATATCGGCCTGTTCAGTCGGTTCAAATTGAAATCAGTCCCGAATATGGAGTAAGTAGTAACCAATTGCAATACATCTCGCAAGAGGATTACGGTTACAGCACCCGTTACATTATGGGTAATATTAAACGCAAAACCTTTAGCACCTCCATTCGGTTAAACTACAATATTACGCCAGATCTATCCATTCAGTTTTGGGGGCAGCCTTTTATTGCAACAGGCGATTATTCGGAATTTAAATACATTACAAACAGCAAGGCAACAACTATTACCAACAGGTATTCTTTTTATACCCCGGAACAGATTTATTTTGATGCAACCGATGGTATTTACCACATAGATGACAATTTAAACGGAGAAACCGATTATAGCTTTGATGATCCTGATTTTAATGTAAAAGAATTCTTATCAAACCTTGTTGTGCGTTGGGAATTCAGTCCCGGCTCAATGATTTACCTGGTGTGGTCGCAAAACCGGGCAGAATATTTAAACATGGGTAGGTTTGATTTTAATAAGGACATAAAAGAACTTTTTGATCAGGAACCGCACAATGTATTCCTGCTAAAATTTTCCTATCGAATAGGAAGATAA
- a CDS encoding glycoside hydrolase family 3 C-terminal domain-containing protein has product MKKLLCSLILIGYVGLAFGQNENLDFLDSSLPFDERVDLLVSQMTLQEKIDQMEFTSKSVDRLQVPEYNWWNECLHGVARAGYATVFPQSISIAASWDADLVYRVATAISDEARAKHHEFIRRDKRGIYQGLTFWSPNINIFRDPRWGRGHETYGEDPYLTGVLGTQFVKGLQGNDPKYLKVVATAKHYAVHSGPEPLRHEFNALVSERDLRETYLPAFRMLIQDGGAYSVMGAYNQFRGYPCCASTELYDILRKDWGFDGYIVSDCWAISDFYRFQGFSEDAAEASAVAVRAGTDLNCGASYRYLNEAVERGLITEDEIDVAVKRLFMARFKLGMFDPEEDVAYAQIPFSVNTSNENTELALEAAQKSIVLLKNENNTLPLSKDIKTLAVIGPNADNWESLVGNYNGIAKNPVTVLKGLQNKLPNIQILYAEGSHLAKGVSNLHAIPSQYLQTEDGKPGVKGEYFNNSKLEGDPVFSRIDENIDFYWESEAPAPQLNDDDFSVRWTGYIVPPVSGNYNIGCWGMPTLEVWFEGEKILEHNSEHHAFHHEKAIYMEAGKKYKFVYEYKNWYGDGDAKLLWTVPNNSMKEAAINVARQADAVVLVLGLSQRLEGEEMPIKVDGFEGGDRTHLKLPQEQRELMTAIEETGKPVILVLLNGSALAVNWADENLDAIITAGYPGQEGGSAVADVLFGDYNPAGRLPVTYYKSVKQLPPFEEYNMEERTYKYFSGEPLYPFGYGLSYTSFEYSDLKVAKKAKAGSAVEITAKVTNTGNLRGEEVVQLYLKDVIASTPRPKYQLEGFQRITLESGQTKTVKFVLEPRQFSIIGDEDKRVIEPGDFTIYIGGTQPEGKGANVISKTIELSGKEVYID; this is encoded by the coding sequence ATGAAAAAATTACTTTGTAGCCTGATACTAATCGGGTATGTGGGTTTGGCATTTGGCCAAAACGAAAATCTTGATTTTTTAGATTCCTCCCTTCCTTTTGATGAACGTGTAGACCTGTTGGTATCGCAAATGACTTTGCAGGAAAAAATTGACCAAATGGAGTTCACTTCTAAATCGGTTGATCGCTTACAAGTTCCTGAATATAACTGGTGGAATGAGTGTTTACATGGAGTAGCACGAGCCGGTTATGCTACTGTTTTTCCGCAGTCTATTTCAATTGCTGCCTCTTGGGATGCCGATTTGGTTTATCGTGTGGCAACCGCAATATCAGATGAAGCACGAGCCAAACACCACGAGTTTATTCGGCGCGATAAACGTGGAATTTACCAGGGATTAACCTTTTGGTCGCCAAATATTAATATTTTTCGCGATCCGCGTTGGGGCCGTGGACACGAAACCTATGGCGAAGATCCTTATCTAACAGGTGTTTTGGGAACTCAGTTTGTTAAAGGTTTGCAAGGTAACGACCCGAAATATTTGAAAGTGGTTGCTACTGCAAAACATTACGCCGTACATTCGGGCCCCGAACCTTTACGACATGAGTTTAACGCTTTGGTTAGCGAACGCGATTTAAGGGAAACCTACTTGCCGGCCTTCCGCATGTTAATTCAAGATGGTGGTGCCTATTCGGTAATGGGTGCTTATAACCAATTTCGTGGCTACCCATGTTGTGCCAGTACTGAGCTTTATGATATTTTGCGCAAAGATTGGGGCTTCGATGGTTATATTGTTTCCGATTGTTGGGCAATTTCCGATTTTTATCGTTTTCAGGGGTTTTCTGAAGATGCAGCAGAAGCATCGGCAGTGGCCGTAAGAGCTGGAACCGACCTCAACTGTGGTGCTTCATACCGATACCTGAATGAAGCTGTAGAACGGGGACTGATTACCGAAGACGAAATTGATGTGGCGGTAAAACGCTTGTTTATGGCACGCTTTAAACTTGGAATGTTTGATCCGGAAGAAGATGTTGCCTATGCCCAAATCCCGTTTTCGGTAAATACCTCAAACGAAAATACGGAACTGGCACTTGAAGCTGCCCAAAAAAGTATTGTTTTACTTAAAAATGAAAATAATACACTACCACTTTCAAAAGATATAAAAACGCTGGCTGTTATTGGCCCAAATGCTGATAACTGGGAATCGTTGGTTGGTAACTATAATGGAATTGCCAAAAATCCTGTTACCGTATTAAAAGGATTACAAAATAAATTACCCAATATCCAGATTTTATATGCCGAAGGAAGTCATTTGGCAAAAGGTGTAAGTAACCTTCATGCCATTCCGTCACAATATCTTCAAACAGAAGATGGAAAGCCGGGAGTAAAAGGCGAGTATTTTAATAACTCAAAACTGGAGGGTGATCCGGTTTTTTCGAGGATTGATGAGAATATCGATTTTTATTGGGAATCTGAAGCACCGGCGCCACAGTTAAACGATGATGATTTTAGTGTTCGCTGGACCGGATACATTGTTCCACCGGTAAGCGGAAACTACAATATTGGCTGTTGGGGAATGCCTACGCTTGAGGTTTGGTTTGAAGGAGAAAAAATATTGGAACATAACAGCGAACACCATGCATTTCATCATGAAAAAGCAATTTATATGGAAGCCGGTAAAAAATACAAGTTTGTATATGAGTATAAAAACTGGTATGGTGACGGCGATGCGAAGCTTTTATGGACGGTTCCGAATAACAGCATGAAAGAGGCGGCCATTAATGTAGCCCGGCAGGCTGATGCAGTTGTGCTGGTACTTGGCCTGTCGCAACGACTTGAAGGAGAAGAGATGCCAATTAAGGTAGATGGTTTTGAAGGAGGCGACAGAACGCACCTGAAATTGCCACAGGAGCAACGCGAATTGATGACGGCGATTGAAGAAACAGGAAAACCGGTTATTCTGGTATTGCTAAACGGCAGTGCGCTGGCAGTAAATTGGGCCGATGAAAACCTGGATGCTATTATAACAGCTGGCTATCCGGGGCAGGAGGGTGGTAGTGCGGTTGCCGATGTGCTTTTTGGCGACTACAACCCGGCAGGTCGTTTGCCGGTTACCTATTACAAATCAGTTAAGCAATTGCCCCCATTTGAAGAGTACAATATGGAAGAGCGTACCTATAAATATTTTTCCGGAGAGCCACTTTACCCCTTTGGCTACGGATTAAGTTATACTTCGTTTGAATATTCAGACTTAAAAGTAGCTAAAAAGGCCAAAGCGGGCAGTGCTGTTGAAATAACAGCAAAAGTTACAAACACCGGTAATTTGAGGGGCGAAGAGGTGGTTCAGCTTTATTTAAAAGATGTTATCGCATCAACACCGCGTCCGAAATATCAGTTGGAAGGCTTTCAGCGCATTACCCTTGAGTCTGGTCAAACAAAAACGGTGAAATTTGTATTAGAACCCCGGCAGTTTTCAATTATTGGCGATGAAGATAAACGTGTAATTGAACCGGGCGATTTTACCATTTATATAGGTGGAACACAACCTGAAGGTAAGGGGGCAAATGTTATTAGTAAAACGATTGAGCTAAGCGGTAAGGAAGTTTATATCGATTAA
- a CDS encoding YkgJ family cysteine cluster protein, producing MNQHFSAYKKLRDSIDKRAKELEKEHKSHLKCKAGCDLCCMDYNIFPIEFYSILHALQEKKQLPQVAAKNDASACIFLNSHCCAIYDERPIICRTHGLPLLFMNEESQWELSACELNFTEFDMEDFSEENTFSQDKFNSKLFLLNKKFISAYKQTKYGEFDLLPVKDLLKHF from the coding sequence ATGAATCAGCATTTTTCGGCCTACAAAAAATTACGCGACAGTATCGACAAAAGAGCTAAAGAATTAGAAAAAGAACACAAATCCCATTTAAAATGCAAGGCCGGTTGCGACCTTTGCTGCATGGATTATAATATTTTTCCGATTGAATTTTATAGTATTCTACATGCCTTGCAAGAGAAAAAACAGTTGCCACAAGTTGCAGCAAAAAACGATGCTTCTGCTTGTATTTTCTTAAATAGTCATTGTTGTGCAATTTACGATGAACGCCCTATTATTTGTCGTACACACGGCTTGCCTTTACTTTTTATGAATGAAGAGAGCCAATGGGAACTTTCGGCATGTGAATTAAACTTTACCGAATTCGACATGGAAGATTTTTCCGAAGAAAATACCTTCTCGCAAGACAAATTCAACAGCAAACTTTTTCTACTGAATAAGAAGTTTATTTCAGCTTATAAGCAAACAAAATACGGCGAGTTTGACTTATTACCTGTGAAAGATTTACTAAAACATTTCTAA
- a CDS encoding DsrE family protein — translation MKHQLLVLLLMVAGTAAMASNNKTMEENNNKLAVLWTSGDPDVAEKMAFMYTYNAKKQGWFEEVVLIIWGPSAKLAAENEMIQEYIKKMQEAGVKTEACLYCAKMYDADKKLAELGVDVKGMGIPLSEYLKDGWRTLSL, via the coding sequence ATGAAACATCAATTATTGGTTTTATTGCTGATGGTTGCAGGCACTGCAGCGATGGCGTCAAATAACAAAACAATGGAAGAAAATAACAACAAACTGGCTGTACTCTGGACAAGCGGCGATCCGGATGTAGCAGAGAAAATGGCATTTATGTATACCTACAATGCAAAAAAGCAAGGTTGGTTTGAGGAGGTAGTTTTAATTATTTGGGGCCCCTCGGCTAAACTTGCCGCTGAAAATGAAATGATACAAGAATACATTAAAAAGATGCAGGAAGCAGGTGTAAAAACAGAAGCCTGTTTATACTGTGCAAAAATGTATGATGCGGATAAAAAACTTGCCGAACTTGGCGTTGACGTAAAGGGAATGGGAATTCCACTGTCTGAATATTTAAAAGATGGCTGGAGAACATTAAGCCTTTAA
- a CDS encoding DUF2795 domain-containing protein, with protein sequence MYWTLELASKLEDAPWPATKDELIDYAIRSGAPLEVIENLQEIEDEGEMYESIEDIWPDYPSKDDFFFNEDEY encoded by the coding sequence ATGTATTGGACTCTGGAATTAGCATCGAAATTGGAAGATGCACCATGGCCGGCAACAAAAGATGAATTGATTGATTATGCAATCCGTTCAGGAGCACCCCTTGAAGTGATTGAAAATTTGCAGGAGATAGAAGATGAAGGGGAGATGTATGAAAGCATCGAGGATATCTGGCCGGATTATCCGAGTAAAGATGATTTCTTTTTTAATGAAGATGAATATTAG
- a CDS encoding cob(I)yrinic acid a,c-diamide adenosyltransferase yields MTEEFKIYTKTGDDGTTGLVGGSRVKKFDLRLESYGTVDELNACIGVIRSYEIDGKIKKQLHQIQHKLFNIGSRLASDEKGEEYTAGLLVKNEDIEMLEKAIDVFNEQLPDLRNFILPGGELSAAQCHVARTICRRAERRILEFAEQAPVQSELIKYMNRLSDYLFVLARKLSFDKGVEETTWEY; encoded by the coding sequence ATGACAGAAGAATTTAAAATATACACAAAAACCGGTGATGATGGAACTACAGGATTGGTTGGAGGTAGCCGGGTAAAGAAATTTGACTTGCGCTTAGAGAGTTATGGAACAGTTGATGAATTAAATGCTTGTATTGGAGTGATTCGTTCGTATGAAATTGATGGGAAGATAAAAAAGCAACTGCATCAGATACAGCATAAACTTTTTAACATAGGTTCCAGGTTGGCTTCTGATGAAAAAGGGGAAGAATATACTGCTGGCTTGCTTGTAAAAAACGAAGACATTGAGATGCTTGAAAAAGCCATTGATGTTTTTAATGAACAGTTGCCGGATTTGCGTAATTTCATACTTCCGGGAGGCGAACTGTCTGCAGCCCAGTGTCATGTGGCCCGAACCATATGCCGAAGAGCCGAACGCCGGATACTTGAATTTGCTGAACAAGCGCCGGTTCAATCCGAATTAATAAAATACATGAACCGGCTTTCTGATTATTTATTTGTTTTAGCGCGTAAACTCAGCTTCGATAAAGGTGTGGAAGAAACAACTTGGGAGTATTGA
- a CDS encoding ABC transporter ATP-binding protein, whose amino-acid sequence MQEKIIHVDKIVKTYKVGTQEVRALRSVTLDIYKGEYVAIMGASGSGKSTLMNIIGCLDTPTSGTYVLNGKDVSSLTDDRLAEIRNSEIGFVFQVFNLLPRNTALENVMLPLVYAGKRKAERKKMAEETLVDVGLADRMEHKPNELSGGQRQRVAIARALVNKPALLLADEPTGNLDSKISEEIMKLFAEIHRKGNTLVMVTHEEDIAMHAHRIIRLKDGEVESDVINENPIY is encoded by the coding sequence ATGCAAGAAAAAATTATTCACGTAGACAAGATTGTAAAAACCTACAAAGTGGGAACGCAGGAGGTTCGGGCACTTCGTTCGGTTACCCTGGATATTTATAAAGGCGAATATGTTGCCATTATGGGGGCTTCGGGCTCGGGAAAATCAACACTGATGAATATTATCGGATGTTTAGATACTCCCACCAGCGGAACTTATGTGTTGAACGGAAAAGATGTGAGTAGCTTAACGGATGACCGGCTTGCAGAAATACGTAATTCAGAAATCGGATTTGTTTTCCAGGTATTTAACCTTTTGCCCAGGAATACGGCTCTTGAGAATGTAATGCTCCCCTTGGTTTATGCTGGCAAACGAAAGGCCGAACGAAAAAAAATGGCCGAAGAAACTCTGGTTGATGTTGGCCTTGCAGATCGGATGGAACACAAACCCAATGAGCTGTCGGGAGGACAACGCCAACGTGTTGCAATTGCAAGGGCATTGGTAAATAAACCTGCATTGCTACTTGCCGATGAACCAACCGGAAACCTGGATTCAAAGATATCAGAAGAGATAATGAAATTATTTGCCGAGATTCATAGAAAAGGAAATACCTTGGTGATGGTTACACACGAAGAAGATATTGCCATGCATGCCCACCGGATTATTCGTTTAAAAGATGGCGAGGTGGAATCGGATGTGATTAATGAAAATCCAATTTATTAA